One genomic window of Candidatus Pseudobacter hemicellulosilyticus includes the following:
- a CDS encoding PKD-like family lipoprotein: MKQLTYTLLLLLTGVVLAVSCSKDKGNYAYTPINDLTITTVADTFYVTQLDTLDIQPVITGMDPNRVRYEWRVSPIIDPAQPLTQGEIRIISRERNLHEQITLPAGSLYFFLDYVVTDTVTGVSYFKKMRFQVITDFQKGWMLLEQKAGGADMSFITPGDVIFRNVYSSTNADKPLPASAHKLISTDAGGLLGILNMVYYDGGGYVLNNNSLAVTGGYESVFFSPPAVVQPQNLLKPSAFSWGPYTFSDGKVYAVNGIFGSKLFGTAFSQPDNKGYKVAPFVAGGLAFGGIVFDQLNHRFLYDGGSTSTSLKTFPANTGLAFELSNVQKKMLTMKAGLGHILFPTNFYAIFKNENNDDCFLYTINADGNMNTSPVAEAQQAILNSPDVHRSPDYLFSNSIRQMYYAADNKLYVYDMAANRSRVVYEFAGGENITSLQLDNNTNTITLSTYNGSAGGGTVYFLPLAGTGDILNNTYSKKFSGFEKIVHLVQKIG; encoded by the coding sequence GGGTTGTCCTGGCAGTGAGCTGCTCCAAAGACAAGGGCAATTATGCCTATACGCCCATCAATGATCTTACTATCACTACTGTCGCCGATACTTTTTATGTCACCCAGCTGGATACGCTGGACATCCAACCCGTCATCACGGGTATGGACCCCAACCGTGTCCGTTATGAGTGGCGGGTATCCCCCATCATTGACCCGGCCCAACCCCTGACCCAGGGCGAGATCCGCATTATTTCCAGGGAACGCAACCTGCATGAACAGATCACCCTTCCTGCCGGCTCCCTGTATTTTTTCCTGGACTATGTTGTAACAGACACAGTGACCGGGGTAAGCTATTTCAAAAAGATGCGCTTCCAGGTAATCACTGATTTCCAGAAAGGCTGGATGCTGCTGGAACAAAAAGCCGGCGGCGCTGATATGAGCTTTATTACACCCGGCGATGTGATCTTCCGGAATGTGTATTCCTCCACCAACGCGGACAAGCCGCTGCCAGCTTCGGCCCACAAGCTTATCAGCACCGATGCCGGCGGCCTGCTGGGTATCCTGAACATGGTGTATTATGATGGCGGCGGGTATGTCCTCAACAATAACTCCCTGGCCGTTACCGGCGGGTATGAAAGTGTATTCTTTTCACCACCGGCCGTGGTACAACCCCAGAACCTGCTTAAGCCAAGTGCTTTCTCCTGGGGTCCCTATACCTTCAGTGACGGCAAAGTATATGCAGTCAATGGCATCTTTGGGTCCAAACTGTTCGGCACTGCTTTTTCGCAGCCTGATAACAAAGGGTACAAGGTAGCGCCCTTTGTAGCCGGCGGCCTCGCTTTCGGCGGCATCGTCTTTGACCAGCTCAACCATCGTTTCCTGTATGATGGCGGCAGCACTTCCACCTCCCTGAAGACCTTCCCGGCCAATACCGGCCTGGCCTTCGAACTGAGTAATGTGCAGAAAAAAATGCTCACCATGAAAGCCGGCCTGGGTCATATTTTATTCCCTACCAACTTTTATGCGATCTTCAAAAATGAGAATAACGATGATTGTTTCCTCTATACCATCAATGCCGATGGCAATATGAACACCAGCCCGGTGGCCGAAGCGCAGCAGGCTATCCTCAATAGTCCGGATGTACACCGCAGCCCGGATTACCTGTTCAGCAATTCCATCCGCCAGATGTATTATGCCGCCGATAATAAGCTGTATGTGTACGATATGGCCGCCAACAGGTCCAGGGTTGTTTATGAATTTGCAGGCGGTGAAAACATCACCTCGCTGCAACTGGACAACAATACCAATACCATCACCCTGTCTACCTACAATGGGTCAGCCGGCGGCGGCACTGTTTATTTCCTGCCCCT